One genomic region from Pseudomonadota bacterium encodes:
- a CDS encoding SUMF1/EgtB/PvdO family nonheme iron enzyme, giving the protein MITEWLYCGCHQHGEGNKARRGGSWYSATGSIRCSNRGNRSADRQNKEIGFRLIRLEK; this is encoded by the coding sequence GTGATCACGGAGTGGCTCTATTGTGGTTGTCATCAACACGGCGAGGGCAACAAGGCCCGGCGCGGCGGCAGCTGGTACAGCGCCACCGGTTCCATCCGCTGCTCCAACCGCGGCAACCGCTCGGCCGACCGGCAGAATAAGGAGATCGGTTTCAGGCTGATCCGACTAGAAAAATAA